One window of the Eucalyptus grandis isolate ANBG69807.140 chromosome 6, ASM1654582v1, whole genome shotgun sequence genome contains the following:
- the LOC104448054 gene encoding LOW QUALITY PROTEIN: E3 ubiquitin-protein ligase WAV3 (The sequence of the model RefSeq protein was modified relative to this genomic sequence to represent the inferred CDS: inserted 3 bases in 3 codons) — protein sequence MMPLFLLSFSQNRILHFLSPPSIKYLNKRGRKEISPSSLLPLLRLPYLCLSLSLSLSTAQKMGTGWRRAFCTTIPRDRESKALEKQHQRKSISPGPSPRKCAAAKLGFLSGGSNPTTPRVQAHREPPPPSSSTPSLLRCRTAPGSSPAAGTASVSHSETPRLECKTSTPKSTKMTPKSLPGSNSSSPRSPLKLSFFKNSFKFRTTCGVCFGSVKTGRGAAIYTAECSHAFHFACIAAHVRKHGALVCPICNASWTDVPLLSIHKDLHRGDSQPHLDPPQPSPRAESVKLEDKKMIESFASPRAARPTTPKLPEPVSPKLAYSRCYDDDESLLSPKYGARFVPIDEGEGEEGEEQEEEVEEFQGFFVNPTPSCADVSQMTNSKDSTHVDVKILPQSAVVSLSKSCATYVVALRIKAPPPAAATRSGLDPARRAPIDLVAVLDTSGSMTGAKLQMLKRAMRLVIGSLSSADRLSLVAFSAAPRRLLPLRRMTAQGQRAARRVVDRLTCGQGXSAGDALRKAAKVLEDRREXNPVASIILLSDGQDETVPYSGENQRQASSHVPSTRFAHVEIPVHASGFSKSGGRGFGREPSEDAFAKCVGGLLSVVVQDLTIKLGFASGSDAAEVAAVYSCGNGRPALLGSGGSVRLGDLYAEEERELLVELRVPTSTVGSHHVMTVRCGYRDPATHEAVIGSERALVVPRLHAVRSSDPRVEQLRSLFVTTRAVAESRRLTEYGDYTSAYHMLASARALLMQSGSEPAQEFVRELEAELAELYWSRQQALEMRQMMQRXRGSERAETATATATVDASGEPLTPSAKSVGAAIGKKSLGRVSDLHGLENARF from the exons ATGATgccccttttccttctctctttctcccaaAATCGGATCTTGCACTTTTTGTCTCCACCCTCAATAAAGTACCtaaacaaaagaggaagaaaagagatctctccttcctctctccttcctcttcttcgtcttccttatctctgcctctctctctctctctctctctcgactgcGCAGAAGATGGGCACTGGTTGGAGAAGAGCATTCTGCACGACCATCCCTCGAGACCGAGAATCCAAGGCTCTCGAGAAGCAGCACCAGCGGAAGAGTATCAGCCCAGGCCCCAGCCCTCGTAAATGCGCCGCCGCCAAGCTAGGGTTCTTGTCCGGCGGGAGCAACCCCACCACGCCGCGAGTGCAGGCTCACCGCGAACCTCCGCCTCCCTCTTCTTCAACCCCGAGCCTGCTCCGATGCCGAACGGCTCCAGGATCGTCTCCGGCTGCCGGCACAGCGAGCGTGAGCCACAGCGAGACCCCGAGGCTCGAGTGCAAGACCTCCACTCCCAAGTCGACGAAGATGACGCCCAAATCGCTGCCTGGCTCCAACTCTTCGTCTCCGCGGTCTCCGCTCAAGTTGTCTTTCTTCAAGAACAGCTTCAAGTTCAGA ACCACGTGCGGGGTGTGCTTCGGCAGTGTCAAGACAGGCCGCGGCGCGGCGATATACACAGCGGAGTGTAGCCACGCCTTCCACTTCGCCTGCATCGCCGCCCACGTCCGGAAGCACGGGGCGTTGGTCTGCCCCATCTGCAACGCCTCCTGGACCGACGTCCCCTTGCTCTCCATCCACAAGGACCTCCACCGCGGAGATTCTCAGCCACACTTAGACCCACCACAGCCATCGCCACGGGCCGAATCAGTCAAGCTCGAGGACAAGAAGATGATCGAATCTTTTGCTTCACCCAGAGCCGCGAGACCTACCACGCCAAAATTGCCAGAACCGGTTTCGCCTAAGTTGGCCTACTCGAGATGCTACGACGATGACGAGTCCCTGCTGTCCCCCAAGTACGGGGCGAGATTCGTTCCGATCGacgagggagaaggagaagaaggagaagagcaAGAGGAGGAGGTTGAAGAGTTTCAGGGGTTCTTCGTCAACCCGACTCCGTCGTGCGCCGACGTTTCGCAAATGACGAATTCCAAAGACTCGACGCACGTCGACGTGAAGATCTTGCCTCAGTCCGCCGTCGTCTCCCTGTCCAAGAGCTGCGCCACCTACGTCGTCGCCTTGCGGATCAAGGCGCCGCCCCCCGCGGCCGCCACGCGGAGCGGCCTCGACCCAGCGCGCCGCGCGCCGATTGACCTCGTCGCGGTGCTCGACACCAGCGGCAGCATGACCGGCGCCAAGCTGCAGATGCTGAAGCGCGCCATGCGCCTGGTCATCGGCTCGCTCAGCTCGGCCGACCGTCTGTCTCTGGTAGCCTTCTCGGCGGCTCCCCGGCGGCTGCTGCCTCTGAGGAGGATGACGGCTCAGGGCCAGCGCGCGGCTCGGCGGGTCGTCGACCGTCTCACGTGCGGCCAGG AGAGCGCGGGGGACGCCTTGAGGAAGGCCGCGAAGGTGCTCGAGGACCGGCGAG AAAACCCCGTAGCCAGCATCATCTTATTATCCGATGGCCAGGACGAAACGGTCCCTTACAGCGGCGAGAATCAAAGGCAGGCGTCGAGCCACGTGCCGTCCACGCGCTTCGCCCACGTCGAGATACCGGTCCACGCCTCCGGGTTCAGCAAGAGCGGCGGCCGCGGCTTCGGTCGCGAGCCATCGGAGGATGCCTTCGCGAAGTGCGTCGGCGGCTTGCTGAGCGTGGTGGTGCAGGATCTGACGATCAAGCTCGGGTTCGCGTCCGGATCCGACGCGGCGGAGGTCGCCGCCGTCTACTCGTGCGGCAACGGGCGGCCCGCCTTGCTCGGCTCGGGGGGGTCGGTCCGGCTCGGCGACCTGTACGccgaggaggagagggagctGCTCGTGGAGCTGCGGGTGCCGACTTCGACCGTCGGGTCCCACCACGTGATGACGGTGCGATGCGGCTACAGGGACCCGGCGACGCACGAGGCCGTCATCGGGTCGGAGCGGGCGCTCGTGGTTCCACGGCTCCACGCCGTCCGGTCATCGGACCCGAGGGTGGAGCAGCTCAGGAGCCTCTTCGTCACGACGAGGGCCGTCGCGGAGTCGAGGAGATTGACGGAGTACGGCGACTACACGAGCGCCTATCACATGCTGGCGTCGGCTCGGGCCCTGCTGATGCAGTCGGGCTCGGAGCCGGCGCAGGAGTTCGTGAGGGAGCTGGAGGCCGAACTGGCGGAGCTGTACTGGAGCAGGCAGCAAGCCCTGGAGATGCGGCAGATGATGCAAC GGAGAGGGAGCGAGAGGGCggagacggcgacggcgacggcgacggtcgACGCGAGTGGGGAGCCGCTCACGCCGTCGGCGAAGTCGGTTGGCGCGGCGATTGGGAAGAAGTCGCTGGGTCGAGTAAGCGACTTGCATGGCCTTGAAAACGCCAGATTCTGA
- the LOC104429403 gene encoding phosphoglycerate mutase-like protein 1 produces MDSAVTGLYPLHRCKTLHLVRHAQGIHNVEGEKNHDAYLSYDLFDAHLTPLGWQQVSNLRKHVQAHGLSKKIDLVIASPLLRTMQTAVGVFGREGYTDGIGAPPLMVANAGNSDHPAISSLNCPPFIAIELCREHLVIHPCDKRRSISEYRPLFPAIDFSLIENEDDVLWMPDVREEDEEVAVRGMKFLNWLWTREEKEIAIVTHSGFLFHTLNRHSSIKSEMCKHFANCELRSVVIVDKGMTGSDAAKTDYPGKIPNGLDLPSDVAKDKH; encoded by the exons ATGGATTCTGCAGTGACAGGGCTATATCCATTACACCGTTGCAAGACACTCCACCTG GTTAGGCATGCACAAGGAATTCATAATGTGGAAGGAGAAAAGAATCACGACGCCTATCTGTCATATGATCTCTTTGATGCTCACCTCACCCCTCTCGGCTGGCAGCAG GTGAGTAACCTGCGCAAGCATGTCCAAGCACACGGACTTTCGAAGAAGATTGATCTTGTAATTGCATCCCCTCTGTTGAG AACTATGCAAACAGCTGTTGGAGTTTTTGGCAGGGAAGGCTACACAGATGGAATAGGTGCACCTCCTTTGATGGTTGCAAATGCTGGGAATAGCGATCATCCTGCTATTTCAAGTCTCAACTGCCCACCATTTATTGCCATAGAACTTTGTCGAGAACATTTAGTAA TTCATCCTTGTGACAAAAGACGAAGCATTAGCGAGTATCGGCCGCTCTTTCctgcaattgatttttcattg ATTGAGAATGAAGATGACGTCTTGTGGATGCCTGATGTTAgagaagaggatgaggaagtTGCTGTTCGAGGAATGAAGTTCTTGAACTG GTTGTGGACACGGGAAGAGAAGGAGATTGCAATTGTTACCCACAGTGGATTCTTGTTTCATACCCTCAATCGTCATTCATCGATCAAGAGCGAAATGTGCAAGCA ctTTGCAAACTGTGAACTCCGTTCAGTTGTCATCGTGGATAAAGG GATGACCGGATCAGATGCCGCAAAGACTGACTATCCAGGCAAAATTCCTAATGGACTTGATCTTCCAAGTGATGTTGCCAAGGACAAGCACTAA
- the LOC120294797 gene encoding transcription factor bHLH93-like has translation MTEEGEATFLHADGFKQTIGMQGDCKPESMESPNNQVPVFSAAGPSVGAKNNRARKKLGGQPSKNLMAERRRRKRLNDRLSMLRSIVPKISKMDRTSILCDTIDYMKELLQKINHLQHDSQFGPYHLNIMDIIEDMKPNEMLVRNTPKFNVERRDVETRIEICCATKPGLLLSMVSKLDALGLDMQECVISCFNDFAMQASCSEEMQQRNLTSTGDIKQALFRNAGYGGRCL, from the exons ATGACGGAGGAAGGAGAGGCCACGTTTCTTCATGCAGATGGTTTTAAGCAGACCATTGGGATGCAGGGAGATTGTAAACCAGAATCGATGGAGTCTCCGAATAATCAGGTTCCAGTATTTTCCGCAGCAGGGCCTAGTGTAGGGGCGAAGAACAATCGGGCTAGAAAGAAGTTGGGGGGACAGCCCTCGAAGAACTTAATGGCTGAGAGGAGGCGAAGGAAGCGGCTCAACGATCGGCTCTCGATGCTCAGATCCATTGTCCCAAAAATCAGCAAG ATGGACAGAACTTCAATCCTATGTGACACAATTGACTACATGAAAGAGCTGCTCCAGAAGATCAACCACTTGCAACATGACAGCCAATTCGGTCCCTATCACTTGAACATAATGGACATTATAGAAGACATGAAACCCAATGAGATGTTGGTGAGAAATACACCAAAG TTCAACGTGGAGCGAAGAGACGTGGAGACAAGGATCGAGATCTGCTGTGCCACGAAACCGGGTTTGTTGCTGTCAATGGTGAGCAAATTGGATGCATTGGGCCTTGACATGCAGGAGTGTGTCATTAGCTGCTTCAATGACTTTGCGATGCAAGCTTCTTGCTCAGAG GAAATGCAGCAAAGAAATCTCACCAGTACTGGGGATATAAAGCAAGCGCTGTTCAGAAATGCCGGATACGGAGGAAGATGCTTGTAA